One window of Desulfovibrio subterraneus genomic DNA carries:
- a CDS encoding ATP-binding protein — protein sequence MKKNIPLFFGIWARLLMAFGAIATVTVLAVLTALFLLERSSDIFANITERQLPELAQVANFAEIGGQIMAVAPSLASAADEEEQARVRTDLDGLLVRFKRELGVLEQNNPQVASELDQLVKQLTDNLFALQLRVADRLRLEDVLLKNMERLRWLYSDLLGEIEPLGQDLNYNLDAELDRTISAAGKGNRQAAMIRLRTTRSLKKTVESMGNNGDLLVSLLLQASSSEREAQVDNLAALARDTGTALKLALEAFSDEASALTLRHSLTEIIALSEGPEGVFAIKKQILEAEADGQTMLADNRRIVGLLRSSIESIVEHSQQEAFEAAEVTKSKLERATWSQLGLVFLSLVIAACVMWFYVRGSIVARLNALANSMRAIAHGDLAHPVPEAGGDEIGQMAAALRVFRDTARTVEEANAQAIIDNAAVGLVIVEPDGEIRFFNPMAATLFGVESGGMTGRSLFFLLSERDRAPLREAIAFTFNGGTDQIQVLCLGVRSDGSEFPVEMVVRPIQQRSQRRLMITMNDVTEREKAEELLRRRVKIKTDHLSRINERLRQEVKERRRVQDELVQAGKLAALGQLSAGIAHELNQPLSAIRYYIHNARLLLQRGQLDMHEENIGKISELSERMAKMINHLKSFARLPSNKLQPVDVVPAMDHALSLLNRRIADEGIVIERHYENRPHIVLAEDIRLEQVLVNIVGNAVDAVSQQPQDNRRITLDIVERGNWLAIEVVDSGPGIPAEVREAIFDPFYTTKEVGKGLGLGLSISYNIVKDMRGAIEASAAETGGTRFVISFQKVDEQV from the coding sequence ATGAAAAAGAACATCCCGTTATTCTTCGGCATATGGGCCCGCCTGCTCATGGCCTTCGGCGCAATTGCGACCGTGACCGTGCTTGCGGTGCTCACCGCCCTTTTTCTGCTGGAACGGTCCAGTGATATCTTTGCCAACATTACGGAACGCCAGTTGCCGGAACTGGCGCAGGTTGCCAACTTTGCCGAGATAGGCGGTCAGATCATGGCCGTTGCTCCCAGCCTTGCCTCTGCGGCGGATGAAGAGGAGCAGGCAAGGGTGCGGACCGACCTTGATGGTCTGCTTGTGCGTTTTAAACGCGAGCTCGGGGTGCTTGAGCAGAACAACCCGCAGGTGGCCAGCGAGCTGGACCAGCTGGTAAAGCAGCTCACGGACAATCTGTTTGCCCTGCAGTTGCGCGTTGCCGACCGTCTGCGCCTTGAAGATGTGCTGCTGAAGAATATGGAGCGCCTGCGCTGGTTGTATTCCGACCTGCTTGGCGAGATAGAGCCGCTGGGTCAGGATCTGAACTACAATCTGGATGCCGAACTCGATCGCACCATAAGCGCGGCGGGTAAGGGCAACAGGCAGGCCGCCATGATTCGCCTGCGCACAACCCGCAGCCTCAAGAAAACCGTTGAAAGCATGGGCAACAACGGGGACCTGCTGGTGAGTCTGCTTCTGCAGGCGTCTTCGTCCGAGCGCGAGGCGCAGGTGGATAATCTCGCCGCCCTTGCGCGCGATACCGGCACCGCGCTGAAGCTGGCGCTGGAGGCATTTTCCGACGAGGCCAGCGCCCTTACCCTGCGCCATTCCCTGACTGAGATCATTGCCCTTTCGGAAGGGCCGGAAGGTGTTTTTGCCATCAAGAAGCAGATTCTCGAGGCAGAGGCGGACGGGCAGACCATGCTCGCCGACAACCGGCGCATTGTGGGACTGCTCAGAAGTTCCATCGAATCCATTGTCGAGCACAGCCAGCAGGAAGCCTTTGAGGCTGCCGAAGTGACCAAAAGCAAGCTGGAACGCGCCACATGGTCGCAGCTCGGGCTTGTGTTCCTGAGCCTTGTCATAGCAGCCTGCGTCATGTGGTTCTATGTGCGCGGCAGCATTGTTGCGCGGCTCAACGCCCTTGCCAACAGCATGCGGGCCATTGCCCATGGTGATCTTGCCCACCCCGTGCCCGAGGCCGGAGGCGATGAGATAGGGCAGATGGCAGCAGCGCTGCGCGTTTTTCGCGATACTGCCCGCACGGTGGAAGAAGCCAATGCGCAGGCCATTATCGATAATGCGGCCGTAGGCCTTGTAATCGTCGAGCCTGACGGGGAAATACGGTTCTTCAACCCCATGGCGGCCACGTTGTTCGGCGTGGAATCCGGCGGTATGACCGGCCGCTCGCTGTTTTTCCTGCTTTCAGAGAGGGACAGGGCGCCCCTGCGTGAAGCGATCGCCTTTACCTTCAACGGTGGCACGGACCAGATTCAGGTGCTCTGTCTGGGCGTCAGAAGCGACGGCAGCGAGTTCCCCGTGGAAATGGTGGTGCGGCCCATTCAGCAGCGCTCGCAGCGGCGGCTCATGATCACCATGAATGACGTGACCGAGCGTGAAAAAGCTGAAGAATTGCTGCGCCGACGGGTGAAGATCAAAACAGACCACCTGAGCCGTATCAATGAGCGCCTGCGTCAGGAAGTGAAGGAACGGCGCAGGGTGCAGGATGAACTGGTGCAGGCGGGCAAGCTCGCTGCTCTGGGGCAGCTGTCCGCGGGCATTGCCCATGAGCTCAACCAGCCGCTTTCTGCCATCCGCTATTACATCCACAACGCACGGCTCTTGCTGCAGCGCGGGCAGCTGGACATGCACGAAGAGAATATCGGCAAGATCAGCGAACTGAGCGAACGCATGGCCAAGATGATCAACCATCTTAAGTCGTTCGCGCGTCTGCCTTCCAACAAGCTGCAGCCGGTGGATGTTGTTCCGGCAATGGATCATGCGCTTTCGTTGCTGAACCGCAGAATAGCGGATGAGGGCATTGTCATAGAACGGCATTATGAAAACCGCCCCCACATTGTTCTTGCGGAAGACATACGGCTTGAACAGGTGCTTGTGAATATCGTGGGCAACGCCGTGGATGCGGTGTCGCAGCAACCGCAGGATAACAGGCGCATCACGCTGGATATCGTGGAGCGCGGCAACTGGCTGGCCATTGAGGTGGTGGACAGCGGCCCCGGCATTCCCGCCGAAGTTCGCGAGGCCATATTCGACCCCTTCTACACCACCAAGGAGGTGGGCAAGGGGCTCGGGCTGGGACTTTCCATTTCCTATAATATCGTGAAGGACATGCGCGGAGCCATAGAGGCTTCTGCCGCAGAAACCGGCGGTACCCGGTTTGTCATTTCATTCCAGAAGGTTGATGAGCAGGTATGA
- a CDS encoding sigma-54-dependent transcriptional regulator, with product MTTIGEVFLVDDEAEIRQACRQTFELEGYAIRTFKSADEVLTEISPDWLGVVISDVRMPGMDGLELLRRIKELAPELPVIILTGHGDVPMALEAIRLGAYDFLEKPAPPEYLIDVARRALDARRLCLENRNLKQQLETSFDLESRILGNSPGIKQLRQTVASLATIDVDVLLLGETGVGKELTARSMHECGARRAGAFVALNCGAIPANLVESELFGHERGAFTSAMNRRIGKIEQAQGGTLFLDEVESMPLDIQVKLLRALQERVVERVGSNKSIAVDYRVIAASKIGLREAVRSGAFREDLFYRLNVARVAIPPLRERTEDIMLLLRHFMGIMSERFHRAIPEISPETMSKLQQYYWPGNVRELRNVAQQLVLGLPLDLSAAHLSDDGDDSPRLFDKAAPLDDLMEQYEKQVIEEALARNEGKIEKTAQYLGIPRKRLYLRMQKYGLQK from the coding sequence ATGACAACAATAGGTGAAGTTTTTCTCGTAGATGATGAAGCGGAGATCCGGCAGGCCTGCCGGCAGACCTTTGAGCTGGAGGGCTATGCCATCCGCACGTTCAAGTCTGCCGATGAAGTGCTGACCGAAATCTCCCCCGACTGGCTGGGTGTCGTTATCAGCGATGTGAGAATGCCGGGAATGGATGGGCTTGAGCTGCTGCGGCGGATCAAGGAACTGGCTCCCGAATTGCCCGTGATCATCCTTACGGGGCACGGCGATGTGCCCATGGCGCTGGAAGCCATCCGCCTCGGCGCGTACGATTTTCTGGAAAAACCCGCACCGCCTGAATATCTGATAGACGTGGCCAGACGCGCTCTGGACGCACGCCGCCTCTGCCTTGAAAACCGCAACCTGAAACAGCAGCTGGAAACCAGTTTTGATCTGGAATCCCGCATTCTGGGCAATTCTCCGGGTATCAAGCAGTTGCGGCAGACTGTTGCCAGCCTTGCCACCATTGATGTGGACGTGCTTCTGCTTGGTGAAACAGGGGTCGGCAAGGAACTCACCGCCCGTTCCATGCACGAATGCGGCGCCCGCAGGGCAGGGGCCTTTGTGGCGCTGAACTGCGGTGCCATTCCTGCCAATCTGGTGGAAAGTGAACTGTTCGGTCATGAACGGGGCGCTTTTACCAGTGCCATGAACCGGCGCATCGGCAAGATAGAGCAGGCACAGGGCGGCACCCTGTTCCTTGACGAAGTGGAATCCATGCCGCTGGACATTCAGGTCAAGCTGTTGCGCGCCCTGCAGGAGCGCGTGGTGGAGCGCGTGGGCAGCAACAAGAGCATTGCCGTTGATTATCGTGTTATTGCCGCTTCCAAGATCGGCCTGCGCGAGGCCGTGCGCAGCGGCGCCTTCCGCGAAGACTTGTTCTATCGCCTGAACGTGGCGCGGGTGGCCATTCCACCCCTGCGGGAACGGACAGAAGACATCATGCTGCTGCTTCGCCACTTCATGGGCATCATGTCTGAGCGGTTCCACAGGGCCATTCCCGAAATTTCTCCCGAAACCATGAGCAAGCTGCAGCAGTATTACTGGCCCGGCAACGTGCGCGAGTTGCGCAACGTGGCGCAGCAGCTGGTTCTGGGGTTGCCGCTCGATCTTTCCGCGGCGCATCTGAGTGATGATGGCGACGATTCTCCCCGCCTTTTCGACAAGGCTGCTCCGCTGGACGACCTGATGGAGCAGTATGAAAAGCAGGTGATTGAAGAAGCCCTTGCCCGTAACGAAGGGAAGATCGAAAAAACAGCCCAGTATCTGGGTATTCCCCGCAAGCGGCTGTATCTGCGCATGCAGAAATACGGCTTGCAGAAATAG
- a CDS encoding M20 family metallopeptidase, with protein sequence MIETIKDYLARHEGEMLALLEELVLTNSHTPNKAGTDAVATIMTKAAETAGFSVRREARAQVGDNIVIETKPRTQGGKGVLLCGHMDTVFPPEMGFNTFTRKGDTLYGPGVADMKSGLVAGLYALKALDAAGLLKDMPVAFICNSDEETGSTHSSELILQEAHKSDVALVMEGAGDNGDLVIGRKGRIAFDLVIKGKAAHAGSAGPDKSSAILELARQIQQLEALNDPQAGISLNVGHIEGGTGANTVSEHATAVVEFRYRDEDSRTRMWDTIQRLAANPQTNGTECTLAIRTMRPAMPTNDAILGLYALVEGIGRELGIPVTSMQRGGGSDANFIAQTGIPVLDGLGPIGGKLHTTDEYLLADTILPRTLLAAVSIRKAFEAYCK encoded by the coding sequence ATGATTGAAACCATCAAGGACTATCTGGCACGTCATGAAGGAGAAATGCTGGCCCTGCTCGAAGAGCTGGTGCTGACAAACAGCCACACCCCCAACAAGGCCGGTACCGATGCGGTGGCAACCATCATGACAAAGGCCGCGGAAACAGCCGGTTTTTCGGTTCGCCGTGAGGCCCGCGCGCAGGTCGGCGACAACATCGTCATCGAAACAAAGCCGCGCACCCAAGGTGGAAAAGGCGTGCTGCTGTGCGGACATATGGACACCGTATTTCCGCCTGAGATGGGCTTCAACACCTTCACCCGCAAGGGTGATACGCTTTACGGTCCCGGCGTTGCGGACATGAAGTCCGGCCTTGTCGCAGGGCTTTACGCCCTCAAGGCGCTGGATGCCGCGGGCCTGCTCAAGGACATGCCTGTTGCGTTTATTTGCAACTCGGATGAAGAGACCGGTTCCACGCATTCTTCCGAACTTATTCTGCAGGAAGCGCACAAAAGTGATGTGGCGTTGGTAATGGAAGGGGCAGGCGATAACGGCGATCTGGTCATAGGCCGCAAGGGGCGCATAGCCTTCGACCTTGTGATCAAAGGCAAGGCAGCCCACGCGGGCAGCGCAGGCCCCGACAAATCGAGCGCCATTCTGGAGCTTGCCCGCCAGATTCAGCAGTTGGAAGCCCTCAACGACCCGCAGGCAGGCATATCCCTCAACGTAGGACATATCGAGGGCGGCACAGGTGCAAACACCGTGTCTGAACACGCCACTGCCGTGGTGGAATTCCGTTATCGGGACGAAGACAGCAGAACCCGCATGTGGGACACCATTCAGCGCCTGGCCGCCAATCCGCAGACCAACGGCACGGAATGCACCCTCGCCATCAGGACCATGCGTCCGGCCATGCCGACCAACGATGCCATACTCGGCCTCTATGCCCTTGTGGAAGGCATTGGCCGTGAACTCGGCATTCCCGTAACCAGCATGCAGCGCGGCGGCGGTTCCGACGCCAACTTCATCGCTCAGACCGGCATTCCGGTGCTGGACGGACTCGGCCCCATCGGCGGCAAGCTGCATACAACAGATGAATACCTGCTGGCAGACACCATTCTGCCCCGCACGCTGCTGGCTGCCGTGTCCATCCGCAAGGCTTTTGAAGCATACTGCAAATAG
- a CDS encoding ABC transporter substrate-binding protein, protein MRKKLLATFITLALLTVGVSGAYAQTLTVGMKGEPTSLDPHFHNVQANNMQAIWLFDKLIRQDSRQRLEPGLAVSWEPVSENVWEFKLREGVTFHDGSPFTAEDVKFTIERIPNVPNSPSSFAAMVSAVTKIEIVDPHTIRFHTDAPAPLLPRNFAAFNIVSKKYGEGASTSDFNSGKAAIGTGPYKLVEWKRGDSLVFARNDNYWGEKQPWDTIVVKPISNDGTRVAALKAGDVDLIDFVPPADVKHLEADAKLRLVKCPSTRLIYLHLDSNRDETPMVTDNAGNVIKNPMKDVRVRKAISKAINRDAIVARIMEGLAVPAAQMVPDGYEGTSTTLKPEAFDPKGAKALLAEAGYPDGFKITIHGPNDRYVNDADIAQAVAQMLSKVGIKTEVNTMPKSVYFSRASALEFSLMLMGWATDTGEQSNCVASLLHTYDEEKGFGASNRGRYSNPEVDRLLEEALVTVDPAKHNELIIKSTELGLNDVGIVPIHYQVNVWGMKKGLNYNGRTDSYTLPREISEVK, encoded by the coding sequence ATGCGTAAAAAATTACTGGCTACGTTCATCACCCTCGCACTGCTGACCGTCGGCGTTTCCGGTGCCTATGCCCAGACACTGACAGTGGGTATGAAGGGCGAACCCACGTCTCTTGACCCGCATTTCCACAACGTGCAGGCCAATAACATGCAGGCAATCTGGCTTTTCGACAAGCTCATTCGACAGGATTCCCGTCAGAGGCTGGAACCCGGTCTGGCTGTGTCATGGGAGCCGGTGAGCGAAAACGTATGGGAATTCAAACTCCGTGAAGGCGTAACCTTCCATGACGGTTCCCCCTTCACCGCTGAAGACGTGAAGTTCACCATTGAACGTATTCCCAACGTTCCCAACAGCCCCTCTTCCTTCGCTGCAATGGTGTCTGCTGTTACCAAGATCGAAATTGTCGATCCGCACACCATCCGTTTCCACACTGATGCTCCCGCACCGCTTCTGCCCCGTAACTTTGCGGCCTTCAATATTGTCTCCAAGAAGTACGGTGAAGGCGCTTCCACCTCCGATTTCAATTCCGGCAAGGCTGCCATAGGCACCGGTCCCTACAAGCTGGTGGAATGGAAGCGCGGCGACAGCCTCGTTTTTGCCCGTAACGATAACTACTGGGGCGAAAAGCAGCCCTGGGATACCATTGTGGTCAAGCCCATCAGCAACGACGGTACCCGTGTGGCAGCCCTCAAGGCCGGTGACGTTGACCTTATCGACTTTGTTCCCCCCGCTGACGTGAAGCATCTCGAAGCCGATGCCAAGCTGCGACTGGTGAAGTGTCCCTCCACCCGTCTCATCTATCTGCATCTCGACTCCAACCGCGACGAAACCCCCATGGTGACCGACAACGCCGGTAACGTGATCAAGAACCCCATGAAGGACGTGCGCGTGCGCAAGGCCATTTCCAAGGCCATCAACCGCGATGCCATTGTGGCGCGTATCATGGAAGGTCTTGCCGTTCCCGCTGCTCAGATGGTTCCGGACGGGTACGAAGGCACCAGCACCACGCTGAAGCCCGAAGCATTTGATCCCAAGGGAGCCAAGGCCCTGCTGGCAGAAGCGGGCTATCCTGACGGATTCAAGATCACCATTCACGGTCCCAACGACCGTTACGTCAACGATGCCGACATCGCGCAGGCCGTTGCCCAGATGCTGAGCAAGGTGGGCATCAAGACCGAAGTGAACACCATGCCCAAGAGCGTGTACTTCTCCCGTGCTTCGGCCCTTGAATTCAGCCTTATGCTGATGGGCTGGGCAACGGATACCGGCGAGCAGTCCAACTGCGTAGCCTCGCTGCTGCACACCTATGATGAGGAAAAGGGCTTCGGCGCTTCCAACCGCGGCCGTTATTCCAATCCCGAGGTGGACAGACTGCTGGAAGAAGCCCTTGTGACCGTTGATCCTGCCAAGCACAATGAGCTGATCATCAAGTCCACCGAACTCGGCCTGAACGACGTGGGCATCGTGCCTATCCATTATCAGGTGAACGTGTGGGGCATGAAGAAGGGCCTGAACTACAACGGCCGCACCGACAGCTACACGCTGCCGCGCGAGATTTCCGAAGTAAAATAG
- a CDS encoding ABC transporter permease, translating into MLAFLIRRISQSAVVLLVMSLLVFVGVFYIGNPVDILIAPDATPAEYARAVKDLGLDKPLWEQYFVFLKGALQGDFGKSFVYNEPALQVILARLPATLELAFTAMFMAVVFGIPLGMVAGIQADNWIGRNIMRFSILGFSLPTFWVGLMLIILFSVHLGWLPSGGRGETVDVLGYPVSFLSWKGFSHLVLPAMNLALFKMSLAIRLSRAGVQENLQMDYVKFARAKGLSNTRIIGLHVMKNIMIPVVTVLGMELGNLIAFAVVTETIFAWPGMGKLVIDSIGVLDRPIIVAYLLITVTMFIIINLVVDILYSILDPRVRLGQER; encoded by the coding sequence ATGCTCGCCTTTCTTATCAGACGTATATCGCAGAGCGCTGTTGTTCTGCTCGTCATGTCTCTTCTGGTCTTCGTGGGCGTGTTCTACATTGGGAATCCGGTGGATATTCTTATCGCACCGGACGCCACCCCTGCAGAATACGCGCGCGCCGTAAAAGATCTCGGGCTGGATAAGCCCCTGTGGGAACAATATTTCGTCTTTCTGAAAGGTGCCCTGCAGGGGGATTTCGGAAAGTCTTTTGTCTATAACGAACCGGCATTGCAAGTTATTCTTGCGCGCCTGCCCGCCACGCTTGAGCTGGCATTCACGGCCATGTTCATGGCTGTGGTTTTCGGCATACCTTTAGGCATGGTTGCGGGTATTCAGGCTGATAACTGGATAGGCCGCAACATCATGCGTTTTTCCATCCTCGGTTTCAGCCTGCCGACCTTCTGGGTGGGGCTCATGCTCATTATTCTGTTCTCCGTTCATCTGGGCTGGCTGCCATCTGGCGGGCGGGGTGAAACAGTGGATGTGCTCGGTTATCCTGTCAGCTTCCTTTCGTGGAAAGGCTTCTCGCATCTGGTCCTGCCCGCCATGAACCTTGCCCTGTTCAAGATGTCGCTTGCCATACGGTTGAGCCGGGCAGGAGTGCAGGAGAATCTGCAGATGGATTACGTGAAATTCGCCCGCGCCAAGGGGCTGAGCAATACCCGCATCATCGGGTTGCATGTCATGAAGAACATCATGATTCCGGTGGTGACCGTGCTGGGCATGGAACTTGGCAACCTCATCGCCTTTGCGGTGGTGACGGAGACCATTTTTGCATGGCCCGGCATGGGCAAGCTGGTCATAGATTCCATCGGTGTGCTCGACCGGCCCATCATCGTGGCCTATCTGCTCATTACCGTGACCATGTTCATCATCATCAACCTTGTTGTGGACATTTTGTATTCGATTCTCGACCCCCGCGTCCGGCTGGGACAGGAACGATAG
- a CDS encoding ABC transporter permease, with protein MTTTNTAATADKVKEESLFLLAVKEYFESRVAALGLIVLIAIIIVALAAPLIAPQNPYDLMTIDIMDGKLSPGESSFDGSITYVLGTDTQGRDMYSAILYGLRISLGVGVVSTLIALVMGATIGLWSAYVGGKTDAFIMRVVDLQLSFPAILVALILLAILGKGVDKIILSLVIVQWAYYARAIRSNVIVERSKEYVEAAKCLALPLRRIMFTHVLPNCMPELIVISTVKVAGAIALEATLSFLGLGMPITQPSLGLLISNGFKYMQSGYYWISFYPGVALLILIVSINLVGDRLRDVLNPRLKK; from the coding sequence ATGACGACTACCAATACAGCAGCCACCGCAGACAAAGTGAAAGAAGAGTCCCTCTTCCTGCTGGCGGTGAAGGAATATTTTGAAAGCCGTGTGGCGGCGCTGGGGCTTATCGTGCTCATCGCCATCATCATTGTGGCGCTTGCCGCACCTCTTATCGCTCCGCAGAATCCGTACGACCTGATGACCATCGACATTATGGACGGCAAGCTCAGTCCCGGTGAATCCTCTTTCGACGGCTCCATAACCTATGTGCTGGGAACGGACACGCAGGGGCGCGACATGTACAGCGCCATCCTCTACGGGCTGCGCATCAGTCTTGGCGTGGGCGTGGTCAGCACGCTCATCGCGCTGGTCATGGGGGCGACAATCGGTCTGTGGTCCGCGTATGTGGGCGGCAAGACGGATGCCTTCATCATGCGCGTTGTTGACCTGCAGCTCAGTTTTCCGGCCATTCTCGTGGCGCTTATCCTGCTGGCCATTCTGGGCAAGGGGGTGGACAAGATCATCCTCTCGCTGGTCATTGTGCAGTGGGCCTATTACGCACGCGCCATACGAAGCAACGTGATCGTGGAGCGCAGCAAGGAATATGTGGAGGCGGCCAAATGTCTTGCCCTGCCGCTGCGGCGTATCATGTTTACACATGTGCTGCCCAACTGCATGCCGGAGCTCATTGTCATTTCCACGGTCAAGGTGGCAGGGGCCATTGCGCTGGAGGCAACGCTTTCCTTCCTCGGTCTTGGCATGCCCATTACGCAGCCCTCTCTCGGCCTGCTTATTTCTAACGGTTTCAAATACATGCAGAGCGGATATTACTGGATAAGCTTCTATCCCGGCGTGGCGCTGCTCATTCTCATCGTGAGCATCAATCTGGTCGGCGACAGGCTGCGTGACGTTCTGAATCCGAGGTTGAAGAAATGA
- a CDS encoding ABC transporter ATP-binding protein, with translation MSTPLLEIKDLNTHFFTRAGVAKAVNGISLTVDKGEVVGIVGESGSGKSVTGFSIMGLVDPPGRTVSGSILFKGRELLDQSPREWQKFRGSEVAMIFQDPMMTLNPVLRIDTQMIEAVRAHENVSRDEARRRAVEALGMVGIPSPEERIKAYPHQFSGGMRQRVAIATGLLNRPDLIIADEPTTALDVTIQSQILAEMQQLCRKTGMALIWITHDLTVIAGLAHKVAVMYAGRIIEEGKVTEVLDAPLHPYTEGLVGSVPSRNHRGEPLYQIPGMTPSLINLPEGCAFRMRCPKATEVCLQEPEMTDIAEGRRVRCFHPNK, from the coding sequence ATGAGTACTCCCCTTCTCGAAATCAAAGACCTCAATACCCATTTTTTCACCCGCGCGGGTGTGGCCAAGGCAGTGAACGGCATTTCGCTCACTGTGGACAAGGGCGAGGTTGTCGGCATTGTGGGTGAATCCGGCAGCGGCAAGTCCGTAACGGGCTTTTCCATCATGGGGTTGGTTGATCCTCCCGGCAGAACCGTGAGCGGCAGCATTCTGTTCAAGGGCAGGGAGTTGCTGGATCAGTCCCCTCGTGAATGGCAGAAGTTTCGCGGTTCCGAGGTCGCCATGATCTTTCAGGACCCCATGATGACGCTGAACCCTGTTCTGCGGATTGATACTCAGATGATAGAGGCTGTGCGGGCGCATGAGAACGTCTCCAGAGACGAGGCCCGCAGGCGTGCTGTTGAGGCGCTTGGCATGGTGGGCATTCCGTCCCCCGAGGAGCGCATCAAGGCGTATCCGCATCAGTTTTCGGGCGGCATGCGTCAGCGCGTGGCCATTGCCACGGGCCTGCTCAACCGTCCCGACCTGATCATCGCGGACGAGCCTACCACCGCGCTGGATGTGACCATTCAGAGCCAGATTCTCGCCGAGATGCAGCAGCTTTGCCGCAAGACCGGCATGGCGCTGATTTGGATCACCCATGACCTGACCGTCATTGCAGGGCTGGCCCACAAGGTGGCCGTCATGTACGCCGGACGCATCATCGAAGAAGGCAAGGTGACGGAGGTGCTGGATGCCCCGCTGCATCCCTACACCGAAGGGCTTGTGGGCTCCGTGCCCAGCAGGAACCACCGTGGTGAGCCGCTGTATCAGATTCCGGGCATGACACCGTCTCTCATCAATCTGCCGGAGGGTTGCGCCTTTCGCATGCGGTGCCCCAAGGCAACGGAAGTCTGCCTGCAGGAACCGGAAATGACGGACATTGCCGAAGGTCGCCGTGTGCGCTGCTTTCATCCCAACAAGTGA
- a CDS encoding ABC transporter ATP-binding protein yields MSESNIPYLRCENVSRVFTKKLDFAGRIARALGSRLREEHVQAVDAVNLAVMPGEVLGLVGESGCGKSTLGRMLCGILPRSGGNIYYKGTDVDLLKGRDAKEYAVNVQMIFQDPFASLNPRMRVRKIIGEAPLFHGLTTAGELDDYLNEVMLRCGLDPSYKNRYPHQFSGGQRQRIGIARAMAVQPECLVCDESVAALDVSIQAQILNLFMDLRRELNLTCVFISHDLGVVEHISDRIAVMYLGRIVEVAPVDALFDAPFHPYTKALLNEVPRLDRRGVDFTPLAGEIPSPLDPPSGCHFHPRCPQVMDICRQERPEDVEIAPGRRACCHLATMK; encoded by the coding sequence ATGAGTGAATCGAATATTCCCTATCTCCGCTGCGAGAATGTAAGCCGTGTCTTTACGAAAAAGCTGGATTTTGCCGGGCGCATAGCCCGTGCGCTGGGCTCCAGACTGCGCGAGGAGCACGTGCAGGCTGTGGATGCCGTGAACCTTGCCGTCATGCCGGGTGAAGTGCTCGGCCTTGTGGGCGAATCCGGTTGCGGCAAGTCCACGCTGGGGCGCATGCTGTGCGGCATTTTGCCCCGCAGCGGTGGCAATATTTATTACAAGGGTACCGACGTGGACCTGCTGAAGGGCAGGGACGCCAAAGAATATGCCGTGAACGTGCAGATGATCTTTCAGGACCCGTTTGCATCGTTGAATCCGCGCATGCGTGTGCGCAAGATCATTGGTGAGGCGCCCCTGTTTCACGGGCTGACCACGGCCGGGGAGCTTGATGACTACCTGAACGAGGTGATGCTGCGTTGCGGGCTCGATCCCAGCTACAAGAACCGGTATCCCCACCAGTTCTCGGGCGGGCAGCGTCAGCGCATAGGCATTGCCCGTGCCATGGCCGTGCAGCCGGAGTGTCTGGTGTGCGATGAATCGGTGGCGGCGCTGGACGTTTCCATTCAGGCGCAGATTCTGAACCTGTTCATGGATTTGCGCCGAGAACTGAACCTGACATGCGTGTTCATCAGCCACGACCTTGGCGTTGTGGAGCATATCTCGGACCGTATTGCCGTCATGTACCTTGGCCGCATTGTGGAAGTGGCCCCTGTGGATGCACTTTTTGATGCGCCGTTCCATCCGTATACCAAGGCGTTGCTGAACGAGGTGCCTAGGCTTGACCGCAGAGGTGTGGACTTCACGCCCTTGGCAGGGGAAATTCCCTCGCCGCTGGACCCTCCGTCCGGCTGTCATTTCCATCCGCGTTGTCCTCAGGTGATGGATATCTGCAGGCAGGAACGCCCCGAAGATGTGGAGATTGCTCCCGGCCGCCGCGCCTGTTGCCATCTGGCGACAATGAAATAG
- a CDS encoding HIT family protein, producing MDTPFTATCTCIFCKHAASLSFTAEQGTCIAFPDKYPVTEGHLLIIPKRHAPDYFSLTAEEKKDADALLHRLKDDILQKDPSVTGFNIGINNGYDAGQTVFHCHIHLIPRRKGDCENPRGGVRGVIPGKRGY from the coding sequence ATGGACACTCCATTTACCGCCACGTGTACCTGCATTTTTTGCAAGCATGCTGCCTCTCTCTCATTCACCGCCGAACAGGGAACCTGCATCGCCTTTCCTGACAAGTATCCGGTAACGGAAGGCCATCTGCTCATCATTCCCAAACGGCATGCGCCGGATTACTTTTCCCTCACGGCTGAAGAGAAGAAGGATGCAGATGCCCTGCTGCATCGTCTCAAAGATGACATCCTGCAGAAGGACCCTTCCGTCACCGGTTTCAATATCGGCATAAACAACGGGTACGACGCCGGACAGACAGTGTTCCACTGCCATATCCACCTGATACCGAGGCGCAAGGGCGACTGCGAGAATCCCCGTGGCGGGGTGCGCGGGGTCATTCCCGGCAAACGGGGGTACTAG